Genomic DNA from Prunus persica cultivar Lovell chromosome G1, Prunus_persica_NCBIv2, whole genome shotgun sequence:
CAAGCACAAGCTGCAAACGCCGGGCGATTGTTGGTGCTTTGGGTGCTTCTTGCACCGGGCAATATCGGGCTTTCTTTTGTTGGATGATCTCCTCagcttttccatttttgttcaTGTGAGCTGCTGTGTGGGCTTGTTTGTGTCAAAATATATAGAGAGATATTATGGTTGGTGTGTTTCCATGTTAGTTCATGCGAGCttctttgggttttctttaaaataccTTTTTTTGACGAGTTGGAGAATTTGAAAAAAGTTGGACATGGAGGACCAAGTGGAGGGCTGTGATTTGATGGGAGTATGTGTGGGGTCCACTTGGGATTGGAAGTCGGTGGCTGTGATGCTTGTGCAGAGGAGAACGAGTGTGGAAATGGCCATTGGggataaaaaaacaaagagtggAAATTTCCAAGCTTTCTCTGGGGGGGCGGCGTGGAAAAAGGATAAAGCGCGAGCGTGGACGGGATCAAAGTAGGAGACGACGACGTTTCGACACAGGGAATGTGCGGAAGTATATTAAAAGGACGTTGGTCATGACGTATAatatggtttgttttttttataagaaaaggaaaattcttgtttacaatttattttttccattaCAAAATTCGTGTTTGTTACTCAAATGTCAAAACACATGCCATTGACAAAATGATAGTGTTGGAAATgtatatggaaaaaaaaattagtagtAATAGtacaagtaaataaataactgCTAGTAATTCATAATTAATCTTAATGGTTGGTTGGTGATCCCTAAAGACTAAACATGGGTTCTAAATGCGGTGGCTGTTGCATGTAATTTCACAAagaataaaacaaagaaaaatccatATATTCTCATGCATTTGGACATATTAAAAATGTAATCAACAAAACAATAGTGGTTAGTTGGTCACTTGgttgggttttattttgttttttcttgtggTACAATTAAAAGGTGTAATCTGAGCAAGTTTCGTGAGCTCTTCTAACTTCGTCTATGTCCATGTAGTTAGAAGTTCGAAACACCTACATacccaataaatatttatgcaaatCTTAATCTCCCAATcgtttgtactaaaaaaaaataaaaaaaaagtttcctaGCTGATAGTAGCTACTAGCAAAGGTTCTTTGATCCCGGTTTACATGTCCACTGCAGTCCAAAGTGGAAACGCAGCACTAGAAACCACCTTAGCAGATTGACtcaaaaaactaataaataaaacgaaaacataaaaaagaaaaagaaaaaaagaaacaagcttAGCTGTTGCTCAGAAAATGATATAACATGTGCTGCATATTGGTTGAGAGTTGAGAGACTAGAGATAATGACAATAATATTGAAAAAGTGGGCCAAAAAAGAATATGAACAGTGTGAACTGAAGCAGGTCAAAATGGTCAAACCAGGCTATAATACAACCAAGGTTTGATGTGTTGGTGTGTTGGTGAGGGCATCAGCCTTTGGTCTACCAATCTGCTGACagtgatttttctttcattaaatAGCACGCGGAAAACCAGGTCCTTGACAGTGGGATTGGATTCCTTCCAGCCAGGAAAACCAACCTCATATGCTACTCCTTCATccacaccttttttttttaaaataaacacGCAATGCAAGCAAAAGCTCTCATCTCATCTCTCTCATGGCATGGGTTTAGGGAAATAATAAACTTGTATATTTTGTCTGTCCTTTACACTCCCAGCTGGTCCCTGCAATTCCTGCAATTTATTATTCAGCCAAATGACCACTTTGCTGGCATCTGGCACTGGCAAGGGCTCTTCTTAATGCGCATGCCCCAGAATTTGATTATTTCTCTCTGTCATTCTTTCTATTTGCTCTGAATTCAAGCAATCGAGGTCGAAATAGCACTATAAAATATGGTTCATTGGGCGAACCTTGCAGAGTAAAAGTGGAAGGCCCAATGGGAAACACAAGTTAAAGAGAATGAACGACATTGGGGCCAATAAAACAAGAATCGGTTGCAACGTAAGTGGTGTGAAATCCCTTGTTGAACGTGGATGTTCCCTTTAAGATAAATCATTAGAAATCTTGTTGGAATCTTATAAATTACAGAATGTAAATTTCAGCCCATCTCATTTTGAAATCCTAAATCCGTTCGTGGAAGAGAAGATAGTAGAGGGGAGGGAAGGGGAGTAGTAAAGGGATGAAGGCCACTGACCCTAAATGGGGGCGTCTGTGGCTGAAACTTTTCTCTCGAGGCTGGTGGCTAAAACTTTTCCTAAGGTCTCCCAAATTGGGTTTGTATCTAAGGCTCAACCACCATAGGGCTGGACAAAATAGAGCCCATGCCCAAAAACCCATCCCCAATAAACCATTTTGGGCCTCTAAAACCCCCAGTCCACCGGAGTGCTGCATTCATGTCCATAAATATATGGACTTGGCTGTAGCTCACCTTTATGCAATAGGCACGCCACTTCAGGCACCAGCAacttgtttttaaattttttttttgtgctagTATTTATAGGTGTCTCTAGTGAAGTACCTTCGAATTAAGCTATAGAGGAAAATTGCAATAGTTAATATTAATTCAAATAATACTCGAGTATATATTCTGCAAGCCAATCCGATGAAGTTATGGTTATTAGTTGAGTCAATATAAAGCAATGCTTAAACTAAGAAGAAAGGTATATCATCAACTTACAGTCTTCCCTCCTAACTCACAGTTGAATGTATGAAACTGCCAAACAAGAACCTCACCAACTCAGTCTTACATCCTACTCAAAAATATATGAACACGAACTTAATTCGCAATTACAACAATAAACGAACAGATCAGATGCTTGTCGCTCAGCCTGGTTATTTAATTGCATCAGCAGACTCACTAGTCTTGAATTCTCTGGGGCACTGGGATACATACGGTTTGAGCTGCGAGCAAAAAGGGGAAAAGTAATTCAGAACTACATGTATGCTTGTAAGAGTGAGGAGTAGTTTGCTTAGTTAAAACTTCAAATGCATCAATTTAAGTAAGAATAGTTTGAAGTGTGCTATAGCAGAGCCGCAGCATGCACCTTCCAATTTCcatttggaaccttaaatTTACAGATAAAAACTATAAATGCTAAATGCaacaaaagaatgaagaagaaagatacAAAGAAATATGTTCACCTTGAAGTCAGTTAAATCAGGGACTACATAGTTAGGTAATTTCTCCTGCTGCACGACATACTTAGCTGCAAAAAATTTGGGCAATTTGGATAACATGTCAAGTGGTAATTCCTACccttaaaaaatttgattgaGCCCCTTGtcaaaattgcaaaaatggaaatagggcAAACCTTTTCGGGTGTGGAAACCAATGGGCTTGCAATTCTTCCCCTTGTAGTAATCCCTTGGGGCACGTTTGGAGGAAAGAATGTCAAGGGATGATGTGCGCTTTCGACGAAATGCCCTTCCTAACCCTAGTATTAGTCCCAATGCCATTTCTTCACTTCTTCtaacaacaaattaaattaaaaccaaTTATAAAACATACTTGAAACCATAAATACATGCTATGTAATCAACAAAGATAtcagcgagagagagagagagagaggcattTCCTATTCAAAAAGGGCCAAGAAAACTGTGGTGAAACCAAGAATTTATCTCAAGACAATAAACGCCACAGTTTTAACATTGATACTTTCATTAAGGATGAAGACAATATTACCAAGTCATAACCACATTCAACAAGTTTTTATACCTCATTGTCTATACAATCAAGTTATGTTAGATTCTAAGAGAATATTAGCAGCACAGCTTTTCTATGACATAACAAACTaatgaatatataaatatatcctAAGTTTTAACAAATTCACTCAATTTACCTTATATATAAATCCTATGGGAGTAGGAAAAAGACATATGATTGCAATATACTTGTCTTCATACTAATTCTTTAGCTAAAACAATTACACAATAAGTTAAACGTAACTCTCTGCTCGGGCATAACCTGTATCACTCAAACAGACAAATACACAAACACCTTCAGCTCATCCCCACAAGCAAGTAAACTTGGCctattgatttgatttttgattCATGGCACTACGTACTGCCAATCAAATTACTGATAACATTCAAAAAGCTATGAGATTCAAGCATTTTCATTCCTAAGGGCAAGACCCAGTTCATGATTTTGGCATAGGCTAAAGAAAGCCTCTTCATTTTCCCTCAAAGATTCACAGAGTAAACAATATTATTCAACAAATTTCACGAATCATGAGCAGATtaaacgaaaaaagaaaaagaaaaaatggcaATGATAGATAGCAGATGATACCTGAACAATGAGAAGTGAGGTTCTGATGTCGACGATGTCGTGCAGATGATGATTCTGGGTTTTGGGTTGTGACGCTGCCACTGCAGAGGGTTTAGGGCTTTTCTGCTGAAAAATAATTGGGGAAGGCGAGCAAGGACATACGGGCAAGGCCCATAACTCAGGTGGGTTGGGTTTGTTGGATTAAATTATTATACTAATAAAgagactttctttttcttttctgtttttttaatggaaaCAAGATAAAGAGACTTTTAATGTCCTAATTtcaatttaacaaaatattaatgatgttttaTTTGCTAAATgtaatgatttttttggtcGACAAAAATATAAAGGATGTTTAGGAATCCAGCTTTTTCACAACAAATTTTGAACTCTTTGACATTCCAACTCATTTGAGAGAgctgaaaaggaaaaacaaattcaaaagagTCAAATATTGAAGtctttttccaaaaataaaagaaggtaAGAAAATAAGAGtgaatatgaaaagaaaaaaaagagaatgttATTAGCatatcattttgtgagttCGTGACTTTAAAAGTAAACAATTTACTTCACATTCACGACAAGAATTTGACTCTCgctcttctcctctttttattatttaaattcaaCAATTGATATCTAACTTCTGAtaaacccccccccccccccccttttttttttttttttttttgttgttgttgttgttgttgttgttataaCAGGTTTGTGATAGATTAGAACCCATGATTATTCATACGTCTTCTTTccaaggaaaaggaagaaggcCTAtaatccttttctttcttttttttcattcaagcACCAACTTCGAGAAAACCAAGCTTTAtcaaaagtgaagtaaaatTTATGTTTCCTTTTTCACTGGTTTTCCAACGGGCACATCTCCCCAGACAGTAGTGACTGTGAATTAGATGGCAACACTGTTTTTCAACAGCGCACTCATTCAGAGGACAAAAAACCAGAGGACCACTCAACAAATTGCAGAGAAATGAAAGAGGCTTTATGTGCTTTCAGTCTTAATGATAACTTGATCTTGAAGACAACAGGGCTTGTTTTGTTCCTAAAACATCCTTCTCTTCCTGCCCGGCCGTAGTTCATTGTTGTGGACATCTTCCTCAATGTTCCAGAACAatattttttccctttgataGGAACCTCTGATGTTTTGTTAACATTAACCCCCCTCACAAACCTTCAGTTTTTCCACCCCATGTCACATCTTCAAGCTCCTCCAATTTAGCAATTAATCTTCCAACCCCACAGAGAAAAGGCCCTTAACTTTCACCCAACCAATAGGGttctttttgaaattgaatggcATTACCTAAACTAAAGtaataaattaatgaaaataataatctaACTGTTCTGGAAAAAAAGGTACATATACTTTAGCTTTAAAGATTAAGTTTGTCTATGCACTCCATGCCTTTAACACAACTCATCTGCCTTTAAGCTCTCTTTCAAGACCAAAATTCTCGTCAAGTTCTTTGCAAGTACAAGCAGTTTATACCCGtgaactataaaaaaaaacttgtatgtTCTCCGGTCATCTTTTAAAGCCAAAATTCTAGCCAAAATGTTTTAAAGTATGTGTATTCTAAAACCGTGAACACAAAAAGCTTGTAATCATGAATTCATTATTCAATTAGTGATAAAGCATTTGGAAATTCCATAAAGTACAACAATTTAGCAACAATTTAGATCTCAAAGCAAGATTTCGAAAGGATAATGCAAGTGAAAATGAGGATTACGAGGCTAACATTGTTCCAAGGGTGGGGTGCCTCCAATGCATGATTAATTCACGTGGGACCCTATTTTATTGCATGTCACAGCTGCACAGAAATCAAGGAAGGGTTTTTGGTGGTTTTATAGGGATCACCACACACTACTGTCATATGGGAAAGGAAAGGGCTTTTGGCTAGATTCCATAGGGCATTAACAGTCAAAGATGGATGACGCATAGGGCCCACCTCTGACATGAGCGAGACATGGAGGAGGAGCTAAGAGTCGCAGCAGCTTTTTGGTCTGTCTCTTTCCCACCTAAAGTGAGAGCAAAAGTGGAAAAGGACTTGTGCATTCTCCACCTCCATGAgtttttgaaatgaaaaacctACTATCCAAATCTACCATTCAATGAACTTTGTTGCATGCTTGGAGTATGGCCCCTGTAAATTAAATTCCATCATGTTCTCTCATTTGGTTTGAGTTTGTACAAAAGTAAAGATTTTTTTATGTAAGAAGAGTGACTAGTGGGCATGGGACTAAATATCTGGGTCAGGAAAGTGAGCTTATATGCATTAAAGATGAAATGATCATTACTCACAATAAAATTCACATGCATCAACGGTTAGAAATTAATTCTAGACACGGTAGCATTTTTTTGAATGGCAATACCTTTGGAATGCATTTTTTTGTCAATGTTCTGAGAAGTCTCCTCTCTCTTTAGGAAGTGGTACCACTTGTAGAAACCTAGAGAGGGGGCTCTTGTTGCACTAGTCTTGCA
This window encodes:
- the LOC18790955 gene encoding 39S ribosomal protein L41-A, mitochondrial, whose protein sequence is MALGLILGLGRAFRRKRTSSLDILSSKRAPRDYYKGKNCKPIGFHTRKAKYVVQQEKLPNYVVPDLTDFKLKPYVSQCPREFKTSESADAIK